The Leptolyngbyaceae cyanobacterium genome includes a region encoding these proteins:
- a CDS encoding PEP-CTERM sorting domain-containing protein (PEP-CTERM proteins occur, often in large numbers, in the proteomes of bacteria that also encode an exosortase, a predicted intramembrane cysteine proteinase. The presence of a PEP-CTERM domain at a protein's C-terminus predicts cleavage within the sorting domain, followed by covalent anchoring to some some component of the (usually Gram-negative) cell surface. Many PEP-CTERM proteins exhibit an unusual sequence composition that includes large numbers of potential glycosylation sites. Expression of one such protein has been shown restore the ability of a bacterium to form floc, a type of biofilm.): MNPKPSIGIQLVVTNKTNTYWTEAKYDLQRTINDYDIEPNDLKFGMAHPMVCLMSFPMSCSWEFGKYFESDKFTKADDTPNTVTFTNPNNYSIAPGETVTFNYAIADWGEGGFYLKQSYTGYSGQAKSVPEPTSIFSLLALGTVGFASIQKRKQQMT, translated from the coding sequence ATGAATCCTAAACCGAGCATTGGTATCCAATTAGTAGTTACTAACAAAACAAACACTTATTGGACAGAAGCCAAGTATGACTTACAAAGAACTATAAATGATTACGATATCGAGCCAAACGACCTGAAGTTTGGTATGGCACACCCAATGGTTTGTTTAATGAGTTTTCCTATGTCTTGTTCCTGGGAATTTGGAAAATATTTTGAATCAGATAAATTTACTAAAGCAGATGATACACCTAATACTGTTACCTTCACAAATCCCAATAATTACAGCATAGCTCCAGGTGAAACTGTAACATTTAATTATGCGATCGCAGACTGGGGAGAAGGTGGTTTTTACTTAAAACAATCCTACACAGGTTATTCCGGACAGGCAAAAAGCGTACCCGAACCTACTTCTATTTTCAGCTTATTAGCACTTGGTACTGTTGGTTTTGCTTCCATACAAAAACGCAAACAGCAAATGACTTAA
- a CDS encoding PEP-CTERM sorting domain-containing protein (PEP-CTERM proteins occur, often in large numbers, in the proteomes of bacteria that also encode an exosortase, a predicted intramembrane cysteine proteinase. The presence of a PEP-CTERM domain at a protein's C-terminus predicts cleavage within the sorting domain, followed by covalent anchoring to some some component of the (usually Gram-negative) cell surface. Many PEP-CTERM proteins exhibit an unusual sequence composition that includes large numbers of potential glycosylation sites. Expression of one such protein has been shown restore the ability of a bacterium to form floc, a type of biofilm.), with product MNFHKPILMGFAVAASLVTTASTTLAATFSGDLFYTRNFTDATDPASVKKAVYNYDDIAHTLTLGNRISIANGGWGDGMVFAPDGDLIIGASQQVQKVNPNNGAILSSSAVGTNALHLALDPSGQKVWGGTEGPVGTNTPLAEIPLTPFGNAIPRPLTGDDLFITAIAFDNAGTAYYTAGGDDVNGSFGIIDMNTFTTKRLLSDIPSAHGMVFDPFTEDLILFRHNHITQIDPKNGGISDYALPTSVFLDGGTTDGNGHLFVADAANGNLVFMDYAASGQVGAAGNFVTTPFLDTHIDDIAPLSGPGSKHVPEPSSTLGLLALGTFGGFLLKRKQQRKVLDSRVS from the coding sequence ATGAATTTTCACAAACCGATCTTAATGGGATTTGCAGTAGCAGCTTCTCTTGTAACTACTGCATCAACAACTTTAGCCGCTACCTTTTCTGGCGACCTTTTCTACACCAGAAATTTCACTGATGCAACAGATCCGGCTAGCGTTAAAAAGGCAGTTTACAACTACGATGATATTGCTCATACCTTGACTCTCGGAAACCGCATAAGCATCGCCAATGGTGGATGGGGAGATGGAATGGTATTTGCCCCAGATGGAGATTTAATTATAGGTGCAAGTCAACAAGTTCAAAAGGTTAACCCAAATAATGGTGCTATTCTCTCTTCATCAGCAGTGGGTACGAATGCTCTGCATCTAGCACTTGACCCAAGCGGTCAAAAAGTTTGGGGAGGCACTGAGGGGCCTGTTGGAACAAATACGCCCTTAGCAGAAATTCCGCTAACTCCCTTTGGTAATGCAATTCCACGCCCTCTTACAGGTGACGATTTATTCATCACAGCTATTGCTTTTGACAACGCTGGTACAGCTTATTACACGGCTGGTGGAGATGACGTAAATGGCAGTTTTGGCATTATTGACATGAACACTTTTACGACCAAGCGCCTATTAAGCGATATCCCTTCTGCTCACGGAATGGTTTTCGATCCTTTCACGGAAGATTTGATTTTATTCCGCCACAATCATATTACCCAAATAGATCCGAAAAACGGAGGAATTTCTGACTATGCTTTACCAACATCAGTCTTTTTAGATGGCGGTACTACTGATGGTAACGGGCACTTATTTGTTGCTGATGCTGCTAATGGCAACTTAGTATTTATGGATTATGCTGCTAGCGGTCAGGTAGGGGCTGCGGGTAATTTTGTTACTACCCCATTTTTAGATACGCATATTGATGATATAGCACCCTTATCTGGGCCAGGTTCTAAGCACGTTCCCGAACCTTCTTCTACGTTAGGTTTATTAGCGCTTGGTACTTTTGGTGGGTTTTTGCTGAAACGCAAACAACAGCGGAAAGTTTTAGATTCCAGAGTTAGTTAA
- a CDS encoding PEP-CTERM sorting domain-containing protein (PEP-CTERM proteins occur, often in large numbers, in the proteomes of bacteria that also encode an exosortase, a predicted intramembrane cysteine proteinase. The presence of a PEP-CTERM domain at a protein's C-terminus predicts cleavage within the sorting domain, followed by covalent anchoring to some some component of the (usually Gram-negative) cell surface. Many PEP-CTERM proteins exhibit an unusual sequence composition that includes large numbers of potential glycosylation sites. Expression of one such protein has been shown restore the ability of a bacterium to form floc, a type of biofilm.) — protein sequence MVTIKKWSMALGVVGAIASFAINAPVLAADRILWSIQFANKTYEIDISIAGVERFAQTGDISGLPPEFSFLNLTPEFQEYLQEQLTTPISSKSTLARHLENLLQLLLPTSSPEQRQVAVKLLVQKANGKTVINFLKGLPVDTITSDNFWGLLNGYQETLSLISTNTGQIGTIDTTTGVFTEVASGIAFPDIALSNEGNLFGVDQSNLYRIDLNSGVCSLIGHSGYMGGLGFSANNVLYGVSDGLYTIDTITGNSSLVADLPGSIGVGDIVFDPTNNRFLATPADSPNKLFSIDMNGAVTEIGDIGFANVWGLFFHNGTLFGYTGDRKQIVIDLATGRGTFDKTVTGTDGYLWGAASLPSTGPKTSVPEPASTLALLALGAFGVGSLLKHKQQQKVLNSVVSE from the coding sequence ATGGTTACTATCAAAAAATGGTCAATGGCTTTAGGTGTGGTGGGAGCGATCGCAAGCTTTGCAATCAACGCCCCTGTTTTAGCAGCCGATCGAATATTATGGTCAATTCAATTTGCCAATAAAACTTATGAAATAGATATTTCTATTGCCGGAGTTGAACGCTTTGCTCAGACAGGAGATATCTCTGGGTTACCACCAGAATTTTCCTTTTTAAACTTAACACCAGAATTTCAAGAGTATTTGCAAGAACAATTAACTACTCCAATTTCCAGCAAATCTACCTTAGCGCGTCATTTAGAAAATTTATTGCAACTTTTGCTGCCAACCAGTAGCCCAGAACAACGCCAAGTTGCTGTGAAATTATTAGTACAAAAAGCAAATGGGAAGACGGTAATTAATTTTCTAAAGGGATTACCAGTAGATACTATTACCTCAGATAACTTTTGGGGCCTTTTGAATGGTTATCAAGAAACATTATCTTTGATTTCCACTAACACTGGACAAATTGGAACAATTGATACGACAACAGGAGTATTTACAGAGGTTGCTAGTGGCATAGCATTTCCAGATATAGCTTTGTCTAATGAAGGCAATCTTTTTGGTGTCGATCAAAGTAATCTTTACCGTATCGATCTCAATTCAGGTGTATGCTCGTTGATTGGTCACAGCGGGTATATGGGTGGTCTGGGATTCTCTGCTAATAATGTGCTTTATGGCGTAAGTGATGGCCTATATACAATTGATACTATTACTGGTAACTCATCATTAGTAGCTGACCTTCCAGGTTCTATAGGGGTTGGTGATATAGTATTCGATCCTACCAACAATCGATTTTTAGCTACACCCGCTGACTCACCAAATAAATTATTTTCCATCGATATGAATGGTGCTGTTACTGAAATTGGTGACATTGGCTTTGCAAATGTATGGGGTTTATTTTTTCATAATGGAACTCTTTTCGGTTATACGGGCGATCGAAAACAGATCGTCATCGATTTAGCAACAGGAAGAGGCACTTTTGATAAGACAGTTACGGGTACTGACGGCTATTTATGGGGAGCGGCATCTCTACCATCAACAGGGCCAAAGACTTCTGTTCCAGAACCAGCTTCCACATTGGCTTTATTAGCATTGGGTGCTTTTGGTGTTGGTTCATTGCTGAAACACAAACAGCAACAAAAAGTTTTGAATTCGGTTGTAAGTGAGTAA
- a CDS encoding PEP-CTERM sorting domain-containing protein (PEP-CTERM proteins occur, often in large numbers, in the proteomes of bacteria that also encode an exosortase, a predicted intramembrane cysteine proteinase. The presence of a PEP-CTERM domain at a protein's C-terminus predicts cleavage within the sorting domain, followed by covalent anchoring to some some component of the (usually Gram-negative) cell surface. Many PEP-CTERM proteins exhibit an unusual sequence composition that includes large numbers of potential glycosylation sites. Expression of one such protein has been shown restore the ability of a bacterium to form floc, a type of biofilm.) yields the protein MKSLNTYRISLALTAFTLLGFATSKPAVAATIDFESIPGAYEGMEIGNQFLASHGITFSLEGGSLPILAQKGKQNGKTAGFTGYKGQPDTLAPGQNMGEFFLTTPKSKRFNPLIITYTNPVSAAYGELFDIDGKEAWSIEARDNTGLLIDSVAFGSGDSGTGDALATPWSFKRENADIYSIRMVYTGKTAVGIGGVVPGGVGLGFDNFSPTSSSPDPIKSVPEPSSVLGLLVFGTFNVSSLLKRKRQQKVLNCALTDR from the coding sequence ATGAAATCACTCAATACTTATCGTATCAGCCTTGCTTTGACCGCTTTTACTTTACTAGGATTCGCTACATCAAAACCTGCTGTCGCCGCAACTATTGATTTTGAAAGTATCCCTGGTGCCTATGAAGGTATGGAAATTGGCAATCAATTCCTAGCTTCTCATGGTATTACCTTTAGCTTAGAAGGCGGGAGTTTGCCAATACTTGCTCAAAAAGGAAAGCAGAATGGCAAAACAGCTGGATTTACTGGTTACAAAGGTCAGCCAGATACACTAGCTCCTGGACAAAATATGGGGGAATTCTTTCTAACTACTCCTAAATCTAAAAGATTTAACCCACTAATTATTACATATACCAACCCTGTATCTGCTGCTTATGGCGAACTGTTTGATATTGATGGTAAAGAAGCATGGAGTATTGAGGCGCGGGATAACACTGGTTTATTAATCGATAGTGTGGCATTCGGTAGTGGAGATTCAGGTACAGGGGATGCGCTTGCAACTCCCTGGTCTTTTAAGCGTGAAAATGCAGACATTTATTCAATTCGGATGGTCTACACAGGCAAAACAGCTGTAGGAATTGGGGGTGTAGTACCAGGGGGTGTGGGGCTTGGGTTTGACAATTTTTCTCCAACCTCTTCATCTCCTGACCCTATAAAAAGTGTACCCGAACCTTCTTCTGTATTAGGTTTATTAGTATTTGGTACTTTCAATGTCAGTTCCCTACTGAAACGCAAACGGCAACAGAAAGTTTTGAATTGTGCTTTAACCGATCGATAG